Proteins from a genomic interval of Corythoichthys intestinalis isolate RoL2023-P3 chromosome 3, ASM3026506v1, whole genome shotgun sequence:
- the smtnb gene encoding smoothelin isoform X7 — MFQRREQDCDQDHIKSQIRELRGQQTNQSRELQRLGSNSGMVLVLDHLVKGDGSGPLLIQPQREAVASEPDLILSHRHRSDSAASDCSVASLVSRSNMDSVVEENSLSSTYRTRSDSGSSERSQRSSQHSRQDSGTSEPCIESQSFSNQTLGTDVSDSCVGLTLGSENSNSNDLSRNCNDSRTSDCSVIMSLDETSPADEAEVDTDGSPCCSNLETETISVQCLSSQDHQFDQDLVDGSVLSRRALETSPVNGSAEGKLDFLRQKIAACDSTLTHDKEAAPQKLDAPLEQSKRTNSVRDRMRKFNEPSQNIIFSSLKKAPLSSSGQTNFSRATELFTPTATSLISSGTRPTWSRIDSAAHTSAASKSQATPQLRGVANKPLSSTGQSQQSMGGTKHTSEKNGSVLGDSNEDQTPGTETGQQCTQEEADPDMKTFLTIEIKDGRAASSQRGNLVPISNMTPRITTNALGQRTELTLGLRASPFKISSSSSFLSGSSIKMETEPITTSEPMFSSGPSVQVHIPTVPNGSTIQASAEDCPAKLTGDQLAAIEDEELLDKMLDESKDFEERKMIRAAMRDLRKKKREAMLGCTQEEIDQREKERETRLQELRQQRDERSNKSRAGVGAGEVVMRKVEKSADGSTLSQVTKTDRFAQSDDGSRSSRSTVVEASYVQKTDRGTVQSKSYSYTSSSSSNTSKKVGSVFDREDESSSRSGGLAAVERRQAERRKELMRAQTLPKTSAMQARKAMIEKLEKEGGGPGQGVSKINKVQRSTSFGVPNANSIKQMLLDWCRAKTRSYEHVDIQNFSSSWSDGMAFCALVHNFFPEAFDYSALSPSNRRQNFEVAFSNADPHRASRHLITLLYHRLEGNSKNYQVKKIPKTSDLRLAISSPFCFLFSTRSF, encoded by the exons GCTCCAACTCAGGCATGGTACTCGTTCTTGACCACCTGGTGAAAGGGGATGGCTCTGGACCTCTGCTGATCCAGCCACAACGAGAAGCAGTGGCCTCAGAGCCTGATTTGATCCTGTCCCACCGTCATAGGTCTGATTCTGCTGCTTCGGACTGCAGCGTGGCCTCATTAGTTTCCAGATCCAACATGGATTCTGTGGTTGAAGAAAACAGCCTGAGCTCGACCTACAGGACCCGTTCGGACTCTGGATCCTCGGAGAGAAGCCAGCGCTCCTCTCAGCACAGCAGACAAGACTCTGGAACATCAGAGCCTTGTATTGAATCTCAGTCTTTCAGCAATCAGACACTTGGCACAGATGTCTCTGATTCTTGTGTCGGGCTCACTTTGGGTTCTGAAAATTCTAACAGCAATGATTTGTCAAGAAACTGCAATGACTCTCGAACGTCAGATTGCAGTGTGATCATGTCTCTTGACGAGACGTCTCCGGCAGATGAGGCGGAGGTGGACACAGATGGCTCACCTTGCTGTTCCAATTTAGAAACCGAAACTATTAGCGTCCAATGTCTGTCCAGCCAGGACCACCAGTTCGACCAGGACCTTGTGGACGGATCTGTCTTGTCTCGCAGAGCTCTTGAAACCAGCCCGGTCAATGGTAGTGCAGAGGGAAAGCTGGATTTCCTGAGACAAAAG ATAGCAGCATGTGATTCAACCCTGACTCATGACAAGGAAGCTG CACCACAAAAGCTAGATGCTCCTTTGGAACAGTCCAAGCGCACCAACTCAGTACGTGATCGGATGCGCAAGTTCAACGAGCCCAGTCAGAACataattttctcatctttgaAGAAGGCTCCCCTGAGTAGCAGTGGCCAGACAAACTTCTCCAGAGCCACGGAACTGTTTACTCCCACAGCGACATCCCTCATCTCCTCTGGCACAAGGCCAACATGGTCGCGCATAGACTCTGCAGCTCACACCTCTGCCGCATCCAAGAGTCAGGCCACACCTCAACTAAGAGGCGTGGCTAACAAACCTCTGTCTTCTACCGGCCAATCCCAGCAGTCCATGGGTGGTACGAAGCACACGAGTGAAAAGAATGGGTCCGTCTTAGGAGATTCAAATGAAGACCAGACCCCAGGGACAGAGACTGGACAGCAGTGCACCCAAGAAGAAGCCGACCCAGACATGAAGACATTCCTCACCATTGAGATCAAAGATGGACGTGCTGCATCCTCCCAAAGGGGCAACCTTGTACCCATCAGCAACATGACCCCGCGCATCACAACTAATGCTCTTGGGCAGAGAACAG AGCTGACCCTTGGCCTTAGAGCTTCACCATTCAAGATTTCCTCTTCCTCCAGTTTCCTATCTGGATCCTCCATTAAg ATGGAGACGGAGCCTATCACCACCTCAGAGCCGATGTTTTCATCCGGGCCCTCAGTTCAAGTACACATCCCCACCGTCCCAAATGGTTCTACAATCCAGGCCAGTGCTGAGGACTGTCCTGCAAAACTGACTGGTGAccagttggctgccattgaggatGAAGAGCTCCTTGATAAAATG CTTGATGAGTCGAAAGATTTTGAGGAGAGGAAAATGATCCGTGCAGCCATGAGGGACCTTCGTAAGAAAAAGAGAG AGGCCATGTTGGGATGTACTCAAGAAGAAATAG ACCAGAGAGAAAAAGAACGCGAGACTCGTCTACAAGAGCTCCGGCAGCAAAGAGACGAGCGTTCTAACAAAAGTCGTGCCGGTGTTGGAGCAGGAGAAGTGGTGATGAGGAAGGTGGAGAAGTCTGCAGATGGGTCCACCCTTAGCCAAGTCACCAAGACAGACCGTTTTGCCCAGTCTG ATGATGGGAGCAGATCATCTCGCAGCACTGTTGTTGAGGCCAGCTATGTGCAGAAAACGGACA GAGGAACAGTCCAGTCTAAATCCTATAGCTATACATCTTCATCGTCCTCAAATACAAGCAAAAAAGTAGGCAG TGTGTTTGATCGCGAGGACGAGTCATCGTCTCGCAGCGGCGGGTTAGCCGCGGTGGAGCGAAGGCAGGCCGAGAGGCGCAAGGAGCTGATGAGGGCACAGACTTTGCCCAAGACTTCAGCCATGCAGGCCCGCAAAGCCATGATAGAGAAGCTGGAGAAGGAGGGAGGCGG CCCGGGACAGggagtttccaaaataaacaaAGTGCAACGTTCCACCAGCTTTGGCGTACCTAACGCTAACTCCATCAAGCAGATGCTGCTCGACTGGTGCCGTGCCAAGACCCGCTCATATGAG CATGTGGATATACAAAACTTTTCATCCAGCTGGAGTGACGGCATGGCATTCTGTGCACTGGTGCACAATTTCTTTCCCGAGGCCTTCGACTACAGCGCCCTGAGTCCCAGCAACCGCAGGCAAAACTTTGAGGTGGCCTTCAGTAATGCAGA